The Aedes albopictus strain Foshan chromosome 2, AalbF5, whole genome shotgun sequence region CTTTCAATTGAGTTTTAGAAGTAGTTTCTGAAAGCTTTCAATTCATTTCAAGTGGAATCCTTCTTAAAACAATTGAAACCCCTGAAGCTCCCAAAAATAGCTCTGAAACAcctcagaaaatcctgaaaactAACTGAAACCTGTCTCAAACccccctggaacgtccctgacaCCCCATGAAACTCCCTAGAACCTCTCAgcacacccctgaaaccccgtgAAACGCTCTTCAAAACACCTGAACACCCCGGAATGTTCCTGAGATCCTCTTAATCGCtcttaaaacctcttgaaactccctgaaacgctctgaaacccgctgaaacacCTTGAGGCCCCCTGTAACGGTCCTGAAAACAACAGGAACACTTTTGGAACActtctgaaacccctggaacacgCCTAAGAACCCCTAAGAAACCCTCGAataccctgaaaccccctggaatacctttgaaactccctgaaacgcccctcaaatccCCTGGGACGCTTCTTAAATCTTCAAGAACACCACTCTAACAAGCCAGaaatccctagaaattcctctgtaacgcacctgaaaccccctgCCACCTTCTGAAATCCCTAGGAACGACTCTGAAATATTCTGGAATATCCCTgacaccccctgaaacacccgttAAGCTTCTGAAACGCTGCTGAATTCCCTTTTGATTGCCCAGAAACCCTGAATCATTCgaaactcctgaaactccctggaatgcccctgaaacgcactggaacacccttgaaataccctgaaacccctttaTAACACCTATGAAACATCTTGAAAACACCTGGAATGCCCTAAAATCCCTGATACAACCCTGTAAACCCCTTACTGCCCCTGAGGCCATCTGGAATACCTGAACGTCCctgaaatagataaaaaaaaattgattgtcATGCTTAGGTAATAACATTATTCAACACTAACAACGACTGTTAGTGATTGGGACacggtgcccgaagctctcgacaattaaaaataattttctttcccGCTTTGACattgggtctgggaccatttgggcagggggacctattctgggcacttgctgctataactcagtaaatttttattcaattgacatttttgtttATGGCTGGATACTGTATGTATCTCACCGTGTCTTAAaactcaagtcaatcggttaaaatttgactgagttacagcagcaagtgcccaaaataggtacccctgcccaaatggtcccagatcctatACATGTGCACAATAGTgtttgtgttagatgttcatctaatcccatgcggaggaggtttggattgtgaataGAAGACAACcctgtgcgactgtggaatccaGTTTAGTTCTAGGCCTACTAGCgatggagatagtcgagtgacgtCTAGTGAATTggtagtcgtgagttcgagtctcaccggagtacatggatttcttttcatgattcaaatctcaatttgttcatcgagcacatgtttctgttgtgcacatggatgtcaaagcaatttCAACAGTATTATTCAATAATCGGATCATGATTACATAATGAAAatgtgatgaaaaaaaatcaataaaattccGGTTAGATAAATTTTAAACAATGCAATAAAGGGCTCTGTggtcgagcggttagcggcgtcagtcgtttacgtgactcgtaagcctcggagtgtgggttcgattcccactccagtcggggaaaacttttcgtcaaacggaaaattctccactgtctaatgttagtaatgtacagtctgtgcggcctcagGCCGaatacggtgtaattgtcttttaaatccTCTCAGTTCTTATAACTATGGAACAATCTTGATATTTATTATAAGTTTGCCggaaaagcttatttcgtaatagCAATTTCTTAAATTTAATTTTGAGAATTGGGCAGTTATCATGCCACAAcacaacaattttatttttttggaaGGAAAATACTTATAATATCGTGAATAACACTCATGCATACGCGTCTATGTCAGCCATTAAAATTTATCGAGAATTACTTAAatccgattttcaaaaaaaaaaaatcgacaactattttgatttattattattatttctttattatagagattttcagccctaggctggttcatctctttaaaaATATGACGGGGGTTGAGAAGGGAAAGAGGAGAACCCTGGCAGAGTCAGGGAGGGGAAAAGGGTTTAACAGAGTTTTTGTGCGTAGTATGAACGCGAAAATAACTGGCAACTGGTGGGGTTGTCTGGTCCGGGTCTAGCTGGGTCTGTCATAATCAAGCTTGGTAGGTCTTGTAATAATCCATCGGGGTCCGTTTTCGTTGCAGGTCAGTCTTCTTGGTTTGTAGTTCCGTTCATGTTCCAAATACAGTTCCTGTGGTGCGGTCTGCCTCAGAATCTCACTCCGTGCCAGTTCGGGTTTGGAATCCACATGAAACCGGGATGAGTGAGTCGCAGGTTAGTTTTGTTGTTGTCCGTGTCAGGCTGGGTCTTTCATTGGCTTGAGGGAGTGAATGTTTGGTTCCTTAGAAGTGTCCGTTGTTTGAGCTGGGTCGTTATCGGGGTTTGTGGTTACAAGTTCAATTTCAAAGAGAGTGCCCTTGGTGTGCTCAGGGCTCCACCCTGTGCGAATCCTGGCTTGGAACCCACAGGGGGCAGAGATGACGAGCCACGGACAGTGGGATGTTTTAAATTTGGTCGTACAGCCCTGCGTCTTTTAGAAATAGAAGCAACGTTGTTTGCCGGACCTCATCTGGAGATAGAGCGCTTTGTATGTCCGTGATATTGTACTGAGTACGTAGATCCTCCAGGGTTCTGCAGTTTGCGATAATATGTTCCACTGAATTTGGTTCTGAGCAGGTATCGCAACGAAGTCGGAAATTTCCGGCGCCGCCCATACTATGGGAAAGTCTAGTATGCCCTGTTCGCAGTCTAGACAGAACAACTTGATCTCTTCGAGATGTCAGGTCCGGCCAACGCTGCGGGCTCGGTTTGATCTTCCGGATAAAAAGTGTTTGCCTCGACCAGAGAGAGTCCCACGCTTCTCTGACCCTGTGTCTAAGCCACATCTTGACATCGTCCCCCGGTATCTTCGGGGTGAGGAGTGCTCCTTCACGACCGAGAGAAGCCAGGCTGTCAGCTTCTTCGTTCCCCTTGATACCGCAGTGGCCCGGCACCCACATGAAGGTGACCTCATTTTGGCATTCGTTCAGCAACTCCTGAATCTCCTGGACGAAAGGATGTTTATTACTAGGGCTCTGCAGAGCATCGAGTACGCTGGCCGAATCCGACACGATTAGCAGTGGGGCAGAGCGGGGGTGAGCAATGGCTCGCGATATCGCTGCCGCCTCGGCTGAGAACACCGAGCACAGGCTTCCTAGTCGGTGAAACTCGTTGTAGTCTTTACTATGAATGCCGATGCCAACCAACTCATCCTTTTTAGAGCCGTCAGTGTAGATAATTTCCGTTTCTCGGTACTTCTCACAGACTCTTCTTGCAAAGCTGGCCTTGACGCTTTTAGGGTTTGCGCCTTTGCGGAAATGCCTCTTGATGGTTACGTCCACCATTGGCTTCTCTGCCGCCCAGCTTCTAGGGCCGATCCGGTGGAGACCAGCCACCGGGGGAAGCCGAGGGATGGCCATATCCGTTAGGGCTCGGTTGGCTTGGTTGCCGAGGAAGCCAACGGACCCATCGTCAATTGTGCTCTGTAGGTATCCGACGGCTCGGCAGCTAATCGTCAAGGTTAGCTTATGTTGAAACGGTAGTGCACCTATCTCGGCACAAGCTGCCAGGGCAGGTGTTGACGGTAATAAACCTGATATTGTGCGGATTGCACCGTTGTAAACTGGTCCTAGGGTATTCAGTAACTGCTCCGTCGCCCGGCAGGTGATTTCGACCCCGTAAAAAATTCGGCTGGTGATAATAGCATCGGCTACTCGAAGACGGGACTGTCGGTCACTACGCGTGCGTTTCCCAGATATCGCTCTGAGCAGATTTAATCGGGTCTTGCATCGGTCCTTGACCTTGCCAAAATGGTTGCGAAATGAAAGCGTTCGATCCAGTGTGATTCCAAGCACTTCTAAGGTTTTTTGATTAGGGATCGGAACACCTTTGACTTTCAGCTGTGCTGAGGGAGGCGTGTGACGATGTTCACAGATATGCAGCCGGGCACATTTTTTAGCTGCAAGCTCAAAACCATTTTTGTCCGCCCATCCAGCGACCGCAGTGACTGCGGCTTGCAGCTTCCTCCGTGTGGCCTTTGGGTGTTTACCGGTGACTAGCAACAGAATGTCATCTGCGTATACTAGGATGTATACTCCTGCTGGCAAGGTGTTGAAAACACCATTCATTGCTACCAGGAACAGGGTTACCGCAATTACCGAGCCCTGGGGGACTCCAGTTTCCTCTCGAGTTGGCTTGGATAAATGGTTGCCTATGGCAACTTGGAAAGTGCGGTTGGTAAGGTAGTGCTTAATGAAGTGCAAACAGTGACCTGTTACGCCCCAATCGGCGAGCTGCTGCATGACTCCCGGCATCCAGGCTCTGTTATACGCTTTAGCCAAGTCTAGTGATGCTACCTCAATGTGGTCTCCTCTCTCCAACGCTTCGTCTAAAATTTGGCCCAGGGCGGCCAGGTATGACCCCGTGCCGTGGCCAGCTCTGAAGGCGTGCTGCCTGTGATCCAGACGGCCTTCGGTTTCGAGGTGATGAACAAGCCGTCTGTTTACCAGTCGTTCCATCACTTTGGCAATGCAGCTGGTAAGTGTGATTGGGCGAAAGTTGTCCACAGTGTTTGTGGGACCCGATCCCTTCGGAATTGGGATAACGATGCCGTGTCCCCAACTGCTGGGCAGAGTATCGTTTAGCCATTCTTTATTGATGGTGTCTAACAGGCGCTTCTTACCGATCGGGGGGAGATTTCGGAGCATCGGGTATCCAATTTTGTCTGGGCCGGCTGATTTGCCTTTGGTTTTCCGAAGGACGAAGATTAATTCCTCCATTGTGAAGGGTGAGTTGAAAAACTGTCCCTGATCCGCCGGCACTATAAAATCAGTGACGGCTGTTGCAGCTGTCGGATGTCGCTTAAGAAAGGCGTCACTGTATCGGTTGATAGATGATATTCCCCCAAAATGGTCGGATAGAGCATCCGCTATTGTTGCTGCGTCTCTGGTTGTGGTATTTTGTATTTTCAGGGCAAATCCCTTTTGTCGCCTTTTTCCTTGCAGAGCATTCAATCGTCCCCAAAGTTGGGACGCAGATTGGTCGTCGTTAATCTGGTCTAGGAAGGTGGCCCAGGAAGCATCCTTTGCCTCTCGGATGACCTGCCTGCACTTGTTTCGAGCTTCATGCCATTCGTTCGCTATTTTCTCCCAATCCGGGTGTTCAGTCGGGAGTCGCTTCAGGTGCCTCAGGGCTTTCCGACGTGCTTTTACCGATTTCTTTACCTCGTCTGTCCACCAGTGGAGAGCTTTCCGGCCTGGATTAGGGCTGGTTTGGGGTATCGTGTTCGCCGCTGCCTCTCCAATGACAGAGGAAAGATCCAGTATGTCTTCTGGGGGGTTAGTATATAGACGATCCTCAAGCTGCGCTTGAAAGCTAGCCCAGTCTGCTTGGTCAAACTTCCATCTAGGCCTCCTGGAAGTTTTTGGGACATCGCTGCCCGTGAGGGTGACCAATATTGGCCGGTGATCGCTTCCGTGCATGTCCTGGTCTGCTTCCCACGTCAGTTTTTCAATTATCTGTGTGGATGCTAAAGTGACGTCTATGGCCGATTCTATTATGTTTTCCTTGCTTCTGCGGTTCACTCGGCCAAAGGTATTAGAACCGTCATTCAAGATTGAAAGTCCATGTTTGTTGGCAGTGTTGACAAGGATAGAACCCCGGAGATTTGATGTCCTGCTTCCCCATGCTCGATGATGACTATTGACGTCACCGAGGATCAGCCTAGGTTCTGGAATCTGTTGGAGAATTTCGTCAATCTTTTTCTTTAAGTCTGGCACCTTTCCATTTGGCAGGTATAACGACACGACGGATAGTGGGAAAGGCCATGTGATCCGTGCTGCGATTATTGGTAGGTCGCTGTTCAGATCTATCAACTCCGAGGATAGTTCGGTGGCTATTCCCAATGCAACCGAGTGGTAGATGTTCTGCTCGGTTCTGATATACCATCGATGGCTACTTCGAAGAGTTCGGTTCATTTGTTCTGTTGTTGCTTGGTGGACCTCTTGCAGGGCAATCACTGCTGGAGCGTGCATATCTTGGAGGATCTCCAGGTCTGGGAGATTATGGAAGAAGCCGTTAATGTTCCATTGCAGGGCTAAAACCTGGCGAGGGCTTCGGGCTGGAAAATGGGTCTTACAACCCGGGTTGGGGTTCCCGGGATGCCCAGGTTCCTCGCTTGGAGGACGAACCCGGTTTTTGTGGGACTTACAGCCCGGGTGTGGGTTCCCGGGATGCCCACCCGGCCGACGTCTTGTAACGTCGTGTTTGGCAGTGGTATTGGGGGATCGGTGCTGAAATGTACGGCTTTTGCTGAGGTTTCCGGATTCTGGTATGGCACGATAGGTGTAACATTCGGTTATTGGCTCTGGGTTGTGGGTTCTATCTGCATCTACAGCAACGTGGAGTCTCTGCACGGATGAACTACAGCTTGGGTTGATGTTCCCAGGAAGCACATGCGACCTGCCTGCCTTGATCACGGCGTAGGGCCCGTAGCGAGCGCTGTGCAACTGGTCGTAAAGCTGAGAGTTCCAGGCGGCTGGCCCAAGTGGGCCTAACGGCGCAGTTTCGTCGGAGGGTTGGTGGCGGGACTTACAGCCCGGGTTGAGGTGCCCGCGATGCCCAGACGTCTCACAGAGAGAGTCATTCGGTCTGGAATTCGATTTACTGCGCATCTGGTTCAATCGAACAGGAGAGTTTGAGATACGACAGTATTTGAAGGGGTTTCGTCTAGGGTTGGTGTTCGCTCCCACGACGTCCTTCCGAGGATTGGGCGATCCGATTTTTTCCAACAGAGTAGTTGCTTGGCTATTGTTAACTTTTTTTGGGTTGAGGTTCCCAGGAAGCACGTGTGACCTGCCTGCTTTGATCACGGCGTGAGGCCCATAGCGAGCGCGGTGCAATTGGTCGTAAAGCTGAGAGTTCCAGGCGGCTGGCCCAAGTGGACCTAACGGCGCGGTCTCGTCGGAGAGCTGTTGGCGGGACTTACAACCCGGGTTGAGGTGCCCGGGATGCCCAGACGTCTCGCAGAGAGAGTCATTCGGTCTGAAATTTGATTTACAGCGCATCTGGTTTAACCCAAAGGGAGAGTTTGAGACACGACAGGATCTGCGGAGGTTTCGTCTTGGATTGGTCTTCGTTCCCACGTCGTCCTTCGGAGGATTGGGCGTTCCGATCTTCTCCAACTTCGCAGTTACTTCGTTACTCTGAACTTTTCTAGTTGTGTTTGTTTTCTTGGCTCCCTCGTAGTCCTCAGGGGAACAGGACCGAAGTCCTTTGTGCGTCCCTCTTCCAGACCACTTCGAACGCCAGGGGTTGTCCGCCGGTTCCGGTACTGCCAGGACTTCCGCACCGGCGGGGCCCTGACTGCCCGGGTGGTATTCTGGGATAATCGGGGAACGGGCGGTTAGTCCCTTGTGCGTCCCGGAGACGACAGTTTCGCTAGGTTGCCAGAGGTTGTCCACCAGTTCCGGTTGGGGTGTAGCGTCCGCACTGGAGGGGCCCTGGCTGTCCTTGGCCCCTGTCGTCTTTCTTCTTTCTTCCAATTTGCAGGTGGTGTATGTCGTTTCGGATTGGTTGTTACCACACTCAGTCAGATTTTCGTTAAACTCACCCTCTACAGAGGGGTTTGGAGGGAAAATGTTCGCGGGAGAGAGTTGAACATAGTGAATAGGCCGTTGAGGTGACTGAGTGTAGGTTAATTATTGAAGTGGTTCTAATTACGGTTGCCACTCTTGCCTTTGCGGGGTTTAGGGTTCCGCTTGGCATCTGAAGGGCCAGATGAAGAATCCGTTGTGGATCCTGTTTTTTCAAGTGATCGTTTTCCGTAGTTGGACAGATCGGTTACTGAAGAGGGAAGCGTGTTCCGGCTTTCGCAGGAATTGATGCCCGCTCCATCCATTTCGAGGTCGCTGTCTTCACCGTTTGTGTTCTGTGTATCCTTTACTCCGGTGGTTTCGCACCAGTCTACCCTTTGTTCGATTATCTTGGAATCGAGAGAAAGCTGGAGTATGCGTTCGTCAGAGGAGGATTCGTCGATGAGTGAAATCGGACTATCGATTCTTTTGGGTCGGGTTCCACGTAGCTTAGCCAGTTCGGCGTCCTTCTCGGCGATTACCACGTCCTTGTTGGCTAGAGCCTTCTCCAAGCGCTCGACGGTAGCCGTGAGTTTGGTAACTTGTCTGATGAGGTCCTCAATCGTACCGTGATTGCGAGCTACTTCCAGCCGTTGTTGGTTCGCATGGCCTGTATTCAACGCCTTCTCCATCTCCTGAAGGCGTTTCTCCATAGCTTTGGAATTGGCCTCGAGTCGAGCATTGTCTCTCTTCAGCGCAGTAATTTCGTCGTCTTTGCTGGCGTTTACGGTACCTGAGTAAGCCGCCCGGCTACTTGCCGCGTTCGTCCGAGCCTCAAAGATTCGGCGGGCTTGGGGATACGACACTCCTTCATCAACACGGATTCTTTGGACGTCCACCTCTCGGAGGTAGAGCGGGCACTTTCGGCTTGAAACTTGATGATCGTTTGCCTTGCAATGTTTACAGAAAGGTGCGTCAGTACATTGTAGATTTTGTTCGGCAGTTTGATTTAGCGTGTCCGTTTTGCTCGCGCTGTCGCCTTCCACGGGGATGTCATCAGGGTTGTTGGATTTGGTGGCGTGTGTCTTCGAACATTTCCCACAAATACGAGTAGGCTGTTGGCATCTTTTTCCGGTGTGGCCATACTCCCAGCAGTGGAAGCACAGCATCGGAGACGGGTAGTAGTTGCGTGTCCTGCAACGTGACCAACCGAAGTCGACATGCGGAGGGATTACCGTACCAGAAACAGTCAAAATTATCGTTGGTGTGTTCTCCCAGTCACCAGTGGCGTTCTTCCTACGAATTCGCCGGACTGCTTTGATACCTTGTGGAGCCAACTGTGCAGCTAAGTAATCGTCCGAAAGGTCCGTGACATCAGCGTTAGAAACGACGCACAAACGCTGGTTCATCGTCGGGTGCTCAGCGATTTTGATTTCCGTTCCGTCGGCCAGTTTGTTCATCGAGAGAAGACGTCTGAACTGGTCCGGGCTCCTCACTTTGAGAACGTAGGCCATACCCTTGTTCTCCTTAAACGCCCCTTCGATTTTTCCGCCAATTGCACTCTCTATTGACGTTCGGAGTAGAAAAGGGTCTTGCGGCATATTTCCGAAGACAGCAGCCATTCGTAGATATTGCAGTGGTCCTCCAGCGCCTGTGGGGTCCATAAAAGGTGGGTATCTAGCGCCAGTGTACTCACCGTTCATCATATTCGAAGGTCCTCCACCTCCTCCGGGGCCCCCTGGGTCCCCAATGAGGGGCGGAAAGTTGGCCGCCAGCGCCATGCCGGCGGGAGGCCCTAAAGCCCGATATAaggaatctcagtagaaattccaggagcaaaaacgGGATCACAAGAAACAGATATTTCACTCACAGCAGGATCTGACGACGAAACGGTTTATCACACTCGATTGATGAGTTAGATACTCAAAAACGGATACACACCGACACAAATAACGTGCCCTTTTCTCCCTAAAGAAACCGCTCAAGACGGCGATTGGGCAAAAGTAACTTGTCTTCACGTTTCACGGTTATTCCTCCCTACAAAAGTTCACTTTGTGGGAATGGGTCACTGCGCGAGTAATATGAAAATAAGCGATCgtttttggattttgatttgatttaGATCCGATGCTATTTTGAGCCatcgggatggtaacataaggctgaatttctataagcagaatgcacaaaaggctgaatacgaaaggctaaaATTAAGAATCTGTAACATAAAGCTGAaactacaaaaggctgaaaatacgaaaattcaTATATAAATTACAGCATTTCTTCCTTTCTTGAGATAAAGCCTGCTTATCAGCTTGGCACGAAGAGACTCAATGCCAATGCCAATGGGAGTCTAGAAAATTTGACCCAAAACAATGAAAAGTTCTTGGCCCGAACGCGGATCGAACGCGTAGCCCTTAGTTACAGTTAGTTTTGAAGCTGAGTCTAGTGAGCCTCTTAATgatgatgcataccaacgaacacagaAAGGTACTGATAATATTTATATAGGGGTCAtttcatatgaagtgaccgagaaaatgtgaaaacttccaatcggccatcacggatttgaaccaaatttggttgaaacatttgtttagatggaaaaagaaaaaaaaatccaaattttggtgccgatcggatcacccctcggcccgtggcagcacccctcattTTGGCCGAtgtgaaaattatcctctctttctttcatTTTTCTAATTGAAACTATTGCACATACATATTTTCGACCTccagcttttttaaaggaaatcgttcaggaaatctagaaaaaatattattttttgatacagtgttgccagatatcatattcaTCAATTTTAAAactcaaaatcgatttttctcaaaatacgtatattttgatttataaaattttgatttcatcgtgtttatcagacgtttttcgatcgaaaaagcctaactccccaaagtaatttgcgccgttcctgagatatagtgtACCAGGTGcaatttataaatttcgtaaaaaaaaacacattgttcgatgccatgtaaagacgttttgtgctgatttgaacaatatcaagtTTGAAAAGGATAAAAAAAtgtaacagtgttgccagtttctcttttttattataccatgaaacataaggggtcgtccataaatgacgtatctTTTTAGGGGGGGATCTCCGAATATGCTACtggccatgtattaggtatgggaaaataggctacgaggggagagggggtctcaaaaatcgtcaaaaataaTGCTACGGCCCCTAATCTTCAAGCGTTTTACAATGTACATGTCATTCTGACAtatcgcaccatgtgtgttgcaagatataaacaatacacatcttcatTTCTTTTCATgttctttttcaggaattctcccagggatttcttcaggaattcttccaggcattttcaaagaatttcgccAAGACTGTCTCCAATGATTCGTCTAggatctcttaaggaatttctcctgggattccttcagatctttctttagaattccttcaataatttctcctatgatttattcaggaattcctccaggaattcatcctgggagtcatgggattccttcagatatttcagaaatccttccatcagcttttccagggatgcctccaaaaatatctttagaacttttttaattacttcaagaataTCTAGAAATtattttccttcagggatttcttaccGGGATTgctgatgggatttctccagaaatcgctCTAATGATTGTTGTTACAATTTCTCCATGGAGTTTTTCATAAGTTTTCCAGatgtttcttcgaaaattgcttCAGCAGTTCAGAAATCGA contains the following coding sequences:
- the LOC134288528 gene encoding uncharacterized protein LOC134288528, coding for MALAANFPPLIGDPGGPGGGGGPSNMMNGEYTGARYPPFMDPTGAGGPLQYLRMAAVFGNMPQDPFLLRTSIESAIGGKIEGAFKENKGMAYVLKVRSPDQFRRLLSMNKLADGTEIKIAEHPTMNQRLCVVSNADVTDLSDDYLAAQLAPQGIKAVRRIRRKNATGDWENTPTIILTVSGTVIPPHVDFGWSRCRTRNYYPSPMLCFHCWEYGHTGKRCQQPTRICGKCSKTHATKSNNPDDIPVEGDSASKTDTLNQTAEQNLQCTDAPFCKHCKANDHQVSSRKCPLYLREVDVQRIRVDEGVSYPQARRIFEARTNAASSRAAYSGTVNASKDDEITALKRDNARLEANSKAMEKRLQEMEKALNTGHANQQRLEVARNHGTIEDLIRQVTKLTATVERLEKALANKDVVIAEKDAELAKLRGTRPKRIDSPISLIDESSSDERILQLSLDSKIIEQRVDWCETTGVKDTQNTNGEDSDLEMDGAGINSCESRNTLPSSVTDLSNYGKRSLEKTGSTTDSSSGPSDAKRNPKPRKGKSGNRN